A genomic stretch from Microbacterium proteolyticum includes:
- a CDS encoding amino acid ABC transporter permease, giving the protein MNDVWTLMLDSFWPMVRAGLQGTIPLSLASFAIGLVIALFMALLRLSPNVVLSGIARFYISIIRGTPLLVQLFVIFYGLPAVGLTIDPFPAAVIAFSLNVGGYAAEVIRAAILSVPRGQWEAAHTVGLSPAKTLTRIILPQAARVSVPPLSNTFISLVKDSSLASLILVSELFRQAQNIAAFSYEFMAVYLEAALIYWLFCLVLSFGQNALEKRLDRHVAR; this is encoded by the coding sequence ATGAACGACGTCTGGACGCTGATGCTCGATTCGTTCTGGCCGATGGTACGGGCGGGGCTGCAGGGGACCATCCCGCTGTCCTTGGCCTCATTCGCGATCGGCCTTGTGATCGCACTCTTCATGGCGCTGCTGCGCCTCTCGCCCAACGTGGTGCTGTCGGGCATCGCCCGCTTCTACATCTCGATCATCCGCGGCACCCCCTTGCTGGTGCAGCTTTTCGTGATCTTCTACGGTCTGCCCGCGGTCGGACTGACGATCGACCCGTTCCCCGCGGCCGTGATCGCCTTCTCGCTCAACGTCGGCGGGTACGCGGCGGAGGTCATCCGGGCGGCCATCCTGTCGGTGCCGCGCGGGCAGTGGGAGGCGGCGCACACCGTCGGTCTCTCCCCGGCCAAGACGCTGACGCGGATCATCCTCCCGCAGGCCGCGCGGGTATCGGTGCCGCCCTTGTCAAACACGTTCATCTCGCTCGTGAAGGACAGCTCGCTGGCATCCCTCATCCTGGTCTCGGAGCTCTTCCGCCAGGCGCAGAACATCGCGGCCTTCTCGTACGAGTTCATGGCCGTATACCTCGAGGCGGCGCTCATCTATTGGCTGTTCTGCCTCGTGCTGTCGTTCGGTCAGAATGCCCTCGAGAAGAGATTGGACCGCCATGTCGCCCGTTGA